One stretch of Callospermophilus lateralis isolate mCalLat2 chromosome 11, mCalLat2.hap1, whole genome shotgun sequence DNA includes these proteins:
- the LOC143642297 gene encoding cyclin-dependent kinase 5 activator 2-like → MGTVLSLSPASSAKGRRPGGLPEEKKKAPPSGDEALGGYGAPPVGKGGKGESRLKRPSVLISALTWKRLVAASAKKKKGSKKVTPKPASTGPDPLVQQCNRENLLRKGRDAPDGGGTTKPLAVPVPTVPAAAATCEPPSGGSAAAPPPGSGGGKPPPPPPPAPQAAPPVPGGSPRRVIVQASTGELLRCLGDFVCLRCYRLKELSPGELVGWFRGVDRSLLLQGWQDQAFITPANLVFVYLLCRESLRGDELASAAELQAAFLTCLYLAYSYMGNEISYPLKPFLVEPDKERFWQRCLRLIQRLSPQMLRLNADPHFFTQVFQDLKNEGEAAAGAGGPPSRSAPAASSAARDSCAAGAKHWTMNLDR, encoded by the coding sequence ATGGGCACGGTGCTGTCGCTTTCCCCTGCCTCCTCGGCCAAGGGCCGGAGGCCCGGCGGGTTGCCGGAGGAGAAAAAGAAGGCGCCGCCCTCGGGGGACGAGGCGCTGGGGGGCTACGGGGCGCCGCCAGTGGGCAAGGGCGGCAAAGGCGAGAGTCGGCTCAAGCGTCCGTCCGTGCTCATCTCGGCGCTCACCTGGAAGCGCCTGGTGGCCGCATCTGCCAAGAAGAAGAAAGGCAGCAAGAAGGTGACGCCCAAGCCAGCGTCCACCGGTCCTGACCCTCTAGTCCAACAATGCAACCGCGAGAACCTTCTCCGCAAGGGCCGGGACGCCCCCGACGGCGGTGGCACCACCAAGCCCCTGGCTGTGCCAGTGCCCACAGTGCCCGCGGCTGCTGCCACCTGCGAGCCACCGTCGGGGGGCAGCGCTGCAGCCCCGCCGCCAGGCTCGGGTGGAGGAAAGCCGCCGCCGCCACCACCCCCAGCTCCGCAGGCGGCGCCGCCGGTGCCTGGTGGCTCGCCGCGGAGGGTCATCGTGCAGGCGTCCACAGGCGAGCTGCTCCGCTGCCTGGGCGATTTTGTGTGCCTACGCTGCTACCGCCTCAAAGAGCTGAGCCCTGGCGAGCTGGTGGGCTGGTTCCGCGGCGTGGACCGCTCGCTGCTGCTGCAGGGCTGGCAAGACCAGGCCTTCATTACACCCGCCAACCTGGTGTTCGTGTACCTGCTGTGCCGCGAGTCCCTGCGAGGGGACGAGCTGGCGTCGGCAGCCGAGCTGCAGGCCGCCTTCCTCACCTGCCTCTACCTCGCCTACTCCTACATGGGCAACGAGATTTCCTACCCACTCAAGCCCTTCCTCGTGGAGCCTGACAAGGAGCGCTTCTGGCAGCGTTGCCTGCGCCTCATCCAGCGGCTCAGCCCGCAGATGCTGCGGCTCAACGCCGACCCCCACTTCTTCACGCAAGTCTTTCAAGACCTCAAGAACGAGGGCGAAGCTGCCGCCGGCGCCGGGGGTCCACCGAGTAGGAGCGCGCCCGCAGCTTCCTCGGCCGCCAGGGACAGCTGCGCGGCCGGAGCCAAGCACTGGACTATGAACTTGGACCGCTAG